A region from the uncultured Holophaga sp. genome encodes:
- a CDS encoding ammonia-forming cytochrome c nitrite reductase subunit c552 — MPSPAPSRQVFRLVLVALGAAVAVILVMALYASVSKRKQEALQTSFKLVNLDEKTVDPAQWGKNFPRQYDAYLRTNERYITQYGGAGSEGMAVSRLEKDPRLVTLFDGYAFALDFNQRQGHAYMLQDQRSTKRVTQRPQPGSCLHCHASNTVAYREMGLKQGAPGSLEEPFDSPDARKQLMAGFEAVCRMPYAEATKLVQHPVACIDCHDPSSMQLRVTKPGFIRGIAALAESGEPTPHLPSIEKWRKGDRSSPYDANRDASRQELRSMVCGQCHVEYYCGPKVTLFFPWNKGLKVEQIEAYYDGYKFPDGHRFFDWKHARTGAEVLKAQHPEFETWSQGIHARSGVACADCHMPYMREGAIKISDHQVRSPLMDVSRACQTCHRFPEAELKARVEIIQDRTHILMSRAEDALVSLIQEIDAARKAGVPEARLQPVLELHRKAQWRLDFVNAENSMGFHAPQETARILAESIDYGRQGEILLKGLMPPSK, encoded by the coding sequence ATGCCCAGCCCTGCACCCTCCCGCCAAGTGTTCCGCCTGGTCCTTGTGGCCCTCGGGGCCGCTGTGGCGGTCATCCTGGTCATGGCGCTCTACGCCAGCGTGTCCAAGCGGAAGCAGGAGGCCCTCCAGACCAGCTTCAAGCTGGTAAACCTGGATGAGAAGACGGTGGATCCGGCCCAGTGGGGGAAGAACTTCCCCCGGCAGTACGACGCTTATCTCAGGACCAATGAGCGGTACATTACCCAATACGGAGGGGCCGGGAGCGAGGGCATGGCCGTGAGTCGACTGGAGAAGGATCCCCGCCTGGTGACCCTCTTCGATGGCTATGCCTTTGCTCTGGACTTCAACCAGCGGCAGGGGCACGCCTACATGCTCCAGGACCAGCGCAGCACCAAGCGCGTCACCCAGCGACCCCAGCCGGGCTCCTGTCTCCACTGCCACGCCTCCAACACCGTCGCCTACCGGGAGATGGGCCTGAAGCAGGGGGCGCCGGGGTCGCTGGAGGAGCCCTTCGACAGTCCGGATGCCCGCAAGCAGCTCATGGCCGGATTCGAGGCGGTCTGCAGGATGCCCTATGCCGAGGCCACCAAGCTGGTCCAGCATCCTGTGGCCTGCATCGACTGCCATGATCCCTCCAGCATGCAGCTCCGGGTCACCAAGCCCGGTTTCATCCGGGGCATCGCCGCCCTTGCGGAGAGCGGGGAGCCCACGCCCCACCTGCCTTCCATTGAGAAGTGGCGCAAAGGCGATCGCAGCTCCCCCTACGACGCAAACCGTGATGCCTCCCGCCAGGAACTTCGTTCCATGGTGTGCGGACAGTGCCACGTCGAGTATTACTGCGGGCCCAAGGTCACTCTCTTCTTCCCCTGGAACAAGGGGCTCAAGGTAGAGCAGATCGAGGCCTACTACGACGGCTACAAGTTTCCGGACGGCCATCGCTTCTTCGACTGGAAGCATGCTCGGACCGGCGCCGAGGTTCTGAAGGCCCAGCACCCCGAGTTCGAGACCTGGAGCCAGGGCATCCATGCCCGCTCCGGAGTCGCCTGTGCCGACTGTCACATGCCCTATATGCGGGAGGGGGCCATCAAGATCAGTGACCATCAGGTGAGGAGCCCCCTGATGGATGTCTCCCGAGCCTGCCAGACCTGTCACCGCTTTCCGGAGGCCGAGCTGAAGGCGCGGGTGGAGATTATCCAGGACCGCACCCACATCCTCATGAGCCGGGCCGAAGATGCACTGGTGAGCCTCATCCAGGAGATCGATGCGGCCCGGAAGGCCGGGGTGCCCGAAGCCAGGCTGCAGCCCGTGCTGGAGCTCCACCGGAAGGCTCAATGGCGCCTGGACTTTGTGAACGCCGAGAACTCCATGGGCTTCCACGCGCCCCAGGAGACCGCCCGCATCCTGGCCGAGTCCATCGACTACGGCCGACAGGGGGAGATCCTGCTCAAAGGCCTGATGCCCCCCTCAAAGTAG
- a CDS encoding ATP-binding protein, with amino-acid sequence MEQWILVVDETGHRSPGLQRCLEGMVWRAVRHPGEVPALLQTPLPRLILACPAGPAPALCRSLRELVGPNLPILCLLEKRDPAEGRASLEAGADDLLSPEDLPELLLARVQLLLHLAGLEADLAAERSSRATATERRERLARSIVHDLKTPIQGVLLTAELLEDQLRSGAPWEDLTAMIRESGRALARIAQDLLDLELSECQGLQPRMELVHLSDLLEGCRKELQGNLDRNAQHLHLRLPEDLAWPLDQDLLGRALLALLINASRHSPNGSAISLEVEQLPERLQLRILDQGPPIPDDARDQVFHPFNRPGDAPASHRVGNGLGLAFCRAAVECHGGTIRADNAPGGGAVFVIQLPWQELPQATWR; translated from the coding sequence ATGGAGCAGTGGATCCTTGTGGTCGATGAGACCGGACACCGGAGCCCGGGGCTCCAGCGTTGCCTGGAGGGCATGGTGTGGCGGGCCGTGCGGCACCCCGGCGAGGTCCCCGCCCTGCTGCAGACCCCGCTCCCCCGGCTGATCCTGGCCTGTCCGGCCGGACCCGCTCCAGCACTCTGCCGGAGCCTGCGGGAGCTGGTCGGCCCGAATCTCCCGATCCTCTGCCTCCTGGAGAAGCGGGATCCCGCCGAGGGGCGGGCCTCCCTGGAAGCGGGGGCCGACGACCTCCTCTCCCCGGAGGACCTGCCGGAGCTCCTGCTGGCCAGGGTGCAGCTCCTCCTGCATCTGGCCGGCCTCGAAGCGGACCTGGCTGCCGAGCGTAGCTCCCGGGCCACCGCCACGGAGCGGCGCGAGCGGCTGGCCCGCAGCATCGTCCATGATCTGAAGACCCCCATCCAGGGCGTCCTCCTGACCGCAGAGCTCCTGGAGGACCAGCTCCGCTCGGGAGCCCCCTGGGAGGATCTCACGGCCATGATCCGGGAAAGCGGGCGGGCCCTGGCCCGCATCGCCCAGGATCTGCTGGATCTTGAGCTCTCCGAGTGCCAGGGGCTCCAGCCCCGCATGGAGCTCGTCCACCTCTCGGATCTCCTGGAGGGCTGCCGGAAGGAACTGCAGGGCAATCTGGACAGAAACGCCCAGCACCTCCATCTCCGCCTCCCCGAGGACCTGGCCTGGCCTCTGGATCAGGACCTCCTGGGGCGCGCCCTCCTGGCCCTCCTCATCAACGCCTCCCGCCACAGCCCCAACGGTTCGGCCATCTCCCTAGAGGTAGAGCAGCTCCCCGAAAGACTCCAGCTCCGGATCCTGGACCAGGGTCCCCCCATCCCCGATGACGCCAGGGACCAGGTCTTCCACCCCTTCAACCGGCCCGGAGACGCTCCCGCCTCCCACCGCGTGGGCAACGGCCTGGGTCTGGCATTCTGCCGGGCCGCGGTGGAGTGCCATGGCGGCACGATCCGGGCGGACAATGCCCCCGGAGGTGGCGCTGTCTTCGTGATCCAGCTCCCCTGGCAGGAACTCCCCCAAGCTACCTGGAGATGA
- a CDS encoding DJ-1/PfpI family protein — protein sequence MAAKKILFIVGDYVEDYEVMVPFQMLLMVGHQAEAVCPDKKAGDFVKTAIHDFEGDQTYSEKPGHRFTLNATFDEIRAESYDALVIPGGRAPEYLRLNPKVIEIVQHFAKAGKPIAAICHGPQLLASAGVIQNRTCSAYPACGPDVTMAGGKFAGIPVNKAVTDGNIVTAPAWPAHPDWIAQFLKVLGTKIEL from the coding sequence ATGGCCGCCAAGAAGATCCTGTTCATCGTCGGGGACTACGTGGAGGACTACGAAGTGATGGTCCCCTTCCAGATGCTGCTGATGGTTGGACACCAGGCCGAGGCCGTCTGCCCGGACAAGAAGGCAGGCGACTTCGTGAAGACAGCCATCCATGATTTCGAGGGTGACCAGACCTACAGCGAGAAGCCCGGACACCGCTTCACCCTCAACGCCACCTTCGATGAGATCAGGGCGGAGAGCTATGACGCCCTGGTGATCCCAGGCGGACGTGCCCCCGAGTACCTGCGCCTCAACCCCAAGGTGATCGAGATCGTCCAGCACTTCGCCAAGGCGGGCAAACCCATCGCCGCCATCTGCCATGGCCCCCAGCTCCTGGCCTCGGCTGGCGTCATCCAGAACCGCACCTGCAGCGCCTACCCCGCCTGCGGCCCCGATGTGACCATGGCTGGCGGCAAGTTCGCAGGCATTCCCGTGAACAAGGCCGTGACGGACGGCAACATTGTCACTGCCCCCGCCTGGCCCGCCCATCCGGACTGGATCGCCCAGTTCCTCAAGGTCCTGGGCACGAAGATCGAGCTCTGA
- a CDS encoding TonB-dependent receptor: MAASSAAEIQSQGEDPASPIQLESVSVKAKRTKEDPASPYAVTESSQVQTQVFTREDIEALHPQSTWDVLEQIPGFQVEEMGHKHQEWYYFQGTQSAMGVIVDGVYLTQLDRVLSTLPVESIESITVVRDATALTLGPLTNFSAMGSGYGGGSTGSSNQGFILIKTRRASGREGSVSAGYGSYNAQKYGLSLGDRKGGFDYRISGSFKDDPGKPGWNMKQRNATVYFKGGYTGQSFEADFMYAFQHGMQEGRNVTTVYPTGSYGSYDYSKVGSMSVGGGGVNFPRLDLSMAGLNVTKRWSATQSTSVSVGYSGFTCHMNFNGTLSDQNTYSTTFSLRHVIATEANTFKTGFQRFTYLAPNNVSGGSYYRDEETMNGYFVENEHRFLGGRLSVDGGVRIDQKSFDTGLESGSTASETRAKVAPAYSLGAAWQASPRLTLTTRFGHTENDPSKYQVSSTGATLHTEERNRYEVGAVAKVHRFFNPTVAVYYYDTKNQKSVTGKYYIDTTTLEEYDYVTEGNVRTHGLDLGATGQLFQPLSYQLSWSIVGTDSASANNSIARHSGNANLRYQEGAFGANLSAHYVGPMYQSYVLTGVTPYPLGDYTRIDANLNYAFLLREHEAKVTLYGRNLTDKHYATKMDSSTAAATDPGVSCGVELRLNLF; this comes from the coding sequence ATGGCTGCCTCCTCCGCTGCGGAAATCCAGTCCCAGGGTGAGGACCCCGCTTCTCCCATCCAGCTCGAGTCGGTCAGTGTGAAGGCCAAGCGCACCAAGGAGGATCCCGCCAGTCCCTATGCGGTGACCGAGAGCAGCCAGGTCCAGACTCAGGTCTTCACCCGGGAGGACATCGAAGCCCTGCACCCCCAGTCCACCTGGGATGTGCTGGAGCAGATCCCCGGCTTCCAGGTTGAGGAGATGGGGCACAAGCACCAGGAGTGGTACTACTTCCAGGGCACCCAGTCGGCCATGGGGGTGATCGTCGACGGGGTCTACCTGACCCAGCTGGACCGGGTGCTCTCCACCCTGCCGGTGGAGTCCATCGAATCCATCACGGTGGTCCGGGATGCCACGGCCCTCACCCTGGGTCCCCTCACCAACTTCTCAGCCATGGGCAGCGGCTACGGGGGCGGTTCCACGGGTTCCTCCAACCAGGGCTTCATCCTCATCAAGACCCGTCGGGCCTCTGGCCGGGAGGGCAGTGTCAGTGCAGGCTATGGCAGTTACAACGCCCAGAAGTACGGACTGAGCCTGGGGGACCGGAAGGGGGGCTTCGACTACCGGATTTCGGGAAGCTTCAAGGACGATCCCGGCAAGCCTGGCTGGAACATGAAGCAGCGCAATGCCACGGTCTACTTCAAAGGGGGCTATACCGGCCAGAGCTTCGAGGCCGACTTCATGTATGCCTTCCAGCACGGCATGCAGGAGGGCCGGAACGTCACGACGGTCTACCCCACGGGCTCATACGGCAGCTATGACTACAGCAAGGTCGGGAGCATGAGCGTGGGCGGCGGCGGCGTCAACTTCCCCAGGCTGGACCTCAGCATGGCCGGCCTCAATGTCACCAAGCGCTGGAGTGCCACCCAGAGCACCAGTGTGAGCGTCGGGTACAGCGGCTTCACCTGCCACATGAACTTCAACGGGACCCTCTCGGACCAGAACACCTACAGCACCACCTTCAGCCTGCGGCATGTCATCGCCACGGAGGCCAATACCTTCAAGACCGGCTTCCAGCGCTTCACCTATCTCGCACCCAACAATGTGAGCGGGGGGTCCTACTACCGGGATGAGGAGACGATGAACGGCTATTTCGTCGAGAACGAGCATCGCTTCCTGGGCGGCAGACTGTCGGTGGACGGCGGGGTCCGGATCGACCAGAAGAGCTTTGACACCGGGTTGGAGTCGGGCTCCACGGCCAGCGAGACCAGAGCCAAGGTTGCGCCGGCATACTCCCTGGGGGCCGCCTGGCAGGCCAGCCCCAGGCTCACCCTCACCACCCGCTTCGGGCACACGGAGAATGATCCCAGCAAGTACCAGGTCTCCTCCACGGGGGCGACCCTGCACACCGAGGAGCGCAACCGCTACGAGGTGGGCGCGGTGGCCAAGGTCCACCGTTTCTTCAATCCCACGGTCGCCGTCTACTACTACGACACCAAGAACCAGAAGAGCGTGACCGGGAAGTACTACATCGACACCACCACCCTGGAGGAGTACGACTACGTGACCGAGGGCAATGTGCGGACCCACGGCCTGGATCTGGGTGCCACGGGACAGCTGTTCCAGCCCCTCTCCTACCAGCTCTCCTGGAGCATCGTGGGGACGGACAGCGCAAGCGCCAACAACAGCATTGCCCGGCACTCCGGCAATGCCAATCTGCGCTACCAGGAAGGGGCCTTCGGGGCGAACCTGAGCGCCCACTACGTCGGGCCGATGTATCAGAGCTACGTCCTGACCGGTGTCACCCCCTATCCGCTGGGGGACTACACCCGCATCGATGCGAACCTGAATTACGCCTTCCTGCTTCGGGAGCATGAGGCCAAGGTCACGCTCTATGGGCGCAATCTGACGGACAAGCACTACGCCACCAAGATGGACAGCTCCACGGCCGCCGCCACCGACCCGGGTGTCAGCTGCGGGGTAGAGCTCCGCCTCAACCTGTTCTGA
- a CDS encoding Crp/Fnr family transcriptional regulator, with product MTAHLWSKAPLFQSLDPVQVELLTSLSASKNLEEGQVLFHEDEPCSGFFVLTEGAVQLTRMSPTPGAHPTLAVVLPVQSFAEAAMFGGESFPATATALKPSVVRHFPKAAFLGAMVRTPDLALAIIHAQAVWLRKLALKVESLSSSDSQERLHRWLNDTLPVNLFFKLPMTKKALAASLGMTPETLSRALRTMQEKGLIEVRGNAILRLRLR from the coding sequence TTGACTGCCCACCTCTGGTCCAAAGCCCCCCTCTTCCAGTCCCTGGACCCGGTCCAGGTGGAGCTGCTGACCTCCCTTTCAGCCTCGAAGAACCTGGAGGAGGGCCAGGTCCTCTTCCACGAAGACGAGCCCTGCAGCGGCTTCTTTGTCCTCACGGAGGGGGCCGTCCAGCTTACGCGGATGAGTCCAACCCCCGGAGCCCACCCGACCCTGGCGGTGGTCCTGCCGGTGCAGAGCTTCGCCGAGGCCGCCATGTTCGGGGGAGAGTCCTTCCCTGCCACAGCCACCGCGCTCAAGCCTTCTGTGGTCCGGCACTTCCCGAAGGCGGCCTTCCTGGGGGCCATGGTGCGGACCCCGGATCTGGCCCTGGCCATCATCCACGCCCAGGCCGTATGGCTGCGGAAGCTCGCCCTGAAAGTGGAGAGCCTCAGCAGCTCCGACAGTCAGGAACGGCTCCACCGTTGGCTCAACGACACCCTGCCCGTGAACCTCTTCTTCAAGCTGCCCATGACCAAGAAAGCCCTGGCAGCCTCGCTGGGCATGACCCCCGAGACCCTCTCCCGAGCCCTGAGGACCATGCAGGAGAAGGGGCTCATCGAGGTGAGGGGCAACGCCATCCTCCGCCTCCGCTTGCGCTGA
- a CDS encoding Rrf2 family transcriptional regulator → MLFSKATTHALRALAALEGGTGPRGAQVLAAELGLPGPYLVKVFQTLAQGGLLTAVRGAHGGFCLARPAEEVTVLDVVRLVESQEPLGQCILGLADCGRTSPCPLHGAWSRARSGLEQELGGITLATLQAAFQSPERGA, encoded by the coding sequence ATGCTCTTCAGCAAGGCCACCACCCACGCCCTGAGGGCCCTGGCAGCCCTGGAGGGTGGGACTGGGCCCAGAGGGGCCCAGGTCCTGGCGGCCGAGCTAGGCCTGCCGGGCCCCTACTTGGTCAAGGTCTTCCAGACCCTGGCCCAGGGCGGCCTCCTGACCGCTGTCCGCGGGGCCCACGGGGGTTTCTGCCTGGCCCGTCCCGCCGAAGAGGTGACCGTCCTCGATGTGGTCCGGCTTGTGGAGAGCCAGGAACCCCTGGGCCAGTGCATCCTCGGACTTGCCGACTGTGGTCGGACGAGCCCCTGTCCCCTGCACGGTGCATGGTCCAGGGCCCGGTCAGGGCTTGAGCAGGAGCTGGGGGGCATCACCTTGGCCACTCTCCAGGCGGCCTTCCAGTCTCCAGAACGGGGGGCCTGA
- the nrfH gene encoding cytochrome c nitrite reductase small subunit, whose protein sequence is MPREHPFHPLVYLVVALLGLLVGSGLFTFISAEGTSYLSDDPRVCVNCHIMREQFDGWQHSSHHATATCNDCHLPHDNVVHKYLVKAGNGFHHSRAFTFMDFREPIRIKPGNAQVLEANCLRCHGELTREITAHGTLGVPTDPTQKADLYGCVRCHQEVGHGPRR, encoded by the coding sequence ATGCCCCGTGAGCATCCCTTCCATCCCCTCGTCTACCTCGTGGTCGCCCTTCTGGGGCTCCTGGTGGGGTCCGGGCTCTTCACCTTCATTTCGGCCGAGGGGACTTCCTACCTCTCGGACGATCCCAGGGTCTGTGTGAACTGTCACATCATGCGGGAGCAGTTCGACGGCTGGCAGCACAGTTCCCATCACGCCACGGCCACCTGCAATGACTGCCACCTGCCCCATGACAACGTGGTCCACAAATACCTCGTCAAAGCGGGCAATGGCTTCCATCACTCCAGAGCATTCACCTTCATGGACTTCAGGGAGCCCATCCGGATCAAGCCCGGCAATGCCCAGGTCCTGGAGGCCAACTGTCTCCGCTGCCACGGTGAGCTCACCCGGGAGATCACGGCCCACGGGACCCTGGGAGTTCCCACCGATCCCACCCAGAAGGCGGACCTCTATGGATGTGTCCGCTGTCACCAGGAAGTGGGGCACGGCCCCCGACGCTGA
- a CDS encoding FAD-binding and (Fe-S)-binding domain-containing protein: MVSSVGNPGALRRDLEGILEGSRILDRPIDRVAFAGDASFYRMIPKAVVFPKTLEEVRGLFTYSRREHLPMTFRAAGTSLSGQAITEGVLVEVARHWKLLEVLDQGSRVRVQPGIVGDQVNRILKRSKAKIGPDPASINTCTIGGILSNNSSGMCCGVHNNAYHTLESLSFLLPSGTFINTADADADEQFHAREPELAQGLLALKAEIEAHPALSARIRAKYRTKNTTGYSLNAFIDFQRSVDIFRHLLVGSEGTLAFIAEAVLKTVPDLPAKVTGFLIFPDIRSACDAIVPLRAAGAAALELLDRASLRSVEDKEGTPASFKTLPDGAAALLAEFQGPEPAFLDALEQQALTACQDLKLLEPVHFTRDPGEQALMWKLRSGTFPSVGAVRASGTTVIIEDVAFPIEHLADATLDLQALFRKHRYDNAIIFGHAKDGNLHFVITPSFNDQQKVDQYATFIDDVVELVVKKYDGALKAEHGTGRNMAPFVEAEWGPEAKAIMERLKALVDPEHLLNPGVILNSDAEAHLHHLKAMPPVEEQVDKCIECGYCEPKCPSRELTLSPRQRIVVRREMARLVGSGEDPVLLASLQRDYAYMGIDTCAADGLCATACPVSIDTGSLIKFLRRTAHGPESQKIAHWVARHFATMEPMVRFGLRSGHVVQSVFGAGTMVGLTRIAKGILRRATYQWSPEMPRAAKAQLPVTSLAGAQAIYFPACISRMMGLLPGEPEGMSLPEAFVAVTQRAGVFIHIPEDAEGTCCGVPFSSKGYDQAHREVVNRTIEKFWAWSREGRLPVVVDTSPCTYGLVNARPYLNPENQTRFDRLQILDSVSFVHDQVLPKLSIKRRVGSVALHPVCSITKLGLAPKLEGIALACAEEVDVPLNAGCCGFAGDRGFSHPELTASATRREAADLAGKSHDGYYSSSRTCEVGMTRATGKVYRSYLFMLEAASR; encoded by the coding sequence ATGGTCAGTTCAGTTGGGAATCCGGGGGCACTGCGCCGGGACCTGGAGGGCATCCTGGAGGGGAGTCGCATCCTGGACCGGCCCATCGACCGGGTGGCCTTCGCCGGGGATGCCAGCTTCTACCGGATGATCCCCAAGGCCGTGGTCTTCCCCAAGACCCTCGAGGAGGTCCGGGGCCTTTTCACCTACAGTCGACGGGAGCACCTCCCCATGACCTTCCGGGCTGCGGGCACCAGCCTCTCGGGGCAGGCCATCACCGAGGGGGTGCTGGTGGAGGTCGCCCGCCACTGGAAGCTGCTCGAGGTCCTGGACCAGGGGAGCAGGGTGCGGGTCCAGCCCGGTATCGTCGGGGACCAGGTGAACCGGATCCTGAAGAGGTCCAAGGCCAAGATCGGACCCGACCCGGCCTCCATCAACACCTGCACCATCGGCGGCATCCTCTCCAACAACTCCAGCGGCATGTGCTGTGGCGTCCACAACAACGCCTACCACACCCTTGAATCCCTGAGCTTCCTGCTGCCCTCGGGGACCTTCATCAACACCGCCGATGCGGATGCCGACGAGCAGTTCCATGCCCGGGAGCCTGAGCTGGCCCAGGGACTCCTGGCCCTCAAGGCTGAGATCGAGGCCCACCCGGCCCTCAGTGCCCGGATCCGTGCCAAATACCGGACCAAGAACACCACCGGGTATTCCCTCAATGCCTTCATCGACTTCCAGCGCTCGGTGGACATCTTCCGGCATCTGCTGGTGGGTTCGGAGGGCACCCTGGCTTTCATCGCCGAGGCGGTGCTCAAGACGGTGCCGGACCTTCCGGCCAAGGTGACGGGCTTCCTCATCTTTCCCGACATCCGCTCCGCCTGTGATGCCATCGTGCCCTTGCGTGCCGCAGGAGCTGCAGCCCTGGAGCTGCTGGACCGGGCCTCCCTGCGCTCGGTGGAGGACAAGGAAGGCACCCCCGCCAGCTTCAAGACCCTGCCGGATGGGGCCGCGGCCCTATTGGCGGAGTTCCAGGGGCCCGAGCCCGCCTTCCTTGATGCCCTGGAGCAGCAGGCCCTCACAGCCTGCCAGGATCTGAAGCTCCTGGAGCCGGTGCATTTCACCCGGGATCCCGGGGAGCAGGCCCTCATGTGGAAGCTCCGCTCCGGCACCTTCCCCTCGGTGGGGGCCGTGCGGGCCAGTGGCACCACCGTCATCATCGAGGATGTGGCTTTCCCCATCGAACACCTGGCGGACGCCACTCTGGACCTCCAGGCGCTCTTCCGCAAGCATCGCTATGACAACGCCATCATCTTCGGCCATGCCAAGGACGGGAATCTCCACTTCGTCATCACCCCCTCCTTCAACGACCAGCAGAAGGTGGACCAGTACGCCACCTTCATTGATGACGTCGTGGAACTGGTGGTGAAGAAATACGATGGGGCCCTCAAGGCCGAACACGGCACGGGGCGGAACATGGCCCCCTTCGTGGAGGCGGAGTGGGGCCCCGAGGCCAAGGCCATCATGGAGCGTCTCAAGGCCCTGGTGGATCCCGAACACCTCCTGAACCCGGGCGTGATCCTGAACAGCGACGCCGAAGCCCACCTACACCACCTCAAGGCCATGCCCCCCGTGGAGGAGCAGGTCGACAAGTGCATTGAGTGCGGCTATTGCGAGCCCAAGTGCCCCAGCCGGGAGCTGACCCTGAGCCCCCGGCAGCGCATCGTGGTGCGCCGTGAGATGGCCCGTCTGGTCGGGAGCGGCGAGGATCCCGTCCTCCTGGCCTCCCTTCAGAGGGACTACGCCTACATGGGCATCGACACCTGTGCCGCCGATGGTCTCTGCGCCACCGCCTGCCCAGTGTCCATTGACACCGGCTCCCTCATCAAGTTCCTGCGCCGCACGGCCCACGGGCCCGAATCCCAGAAGATCGCCCACTGGGTTGCGCGCCACTTTGCGACCATGGAGCCCATGGTCCGCTTCGGCCTGCGCTCGGGTCATGTGGTGCAGAGCGTCTTCGGGGCGGGGACCATGGTGGGGCTCACCAGGATCGCCAAGGGCATCCTGCGTCGGGCCACCTACCAGTGGAGCCCGGAGATGCCCCGGGCCGCCAAGGCCCAACTGCCCGTCACCAGCTTGGCGGGGGCCCAGGCCATCTACTTCCCCGCCTGCATCTCCCGCATGATGGGGCTCCTTCCCGGCGAACCCGAGGGTATGAGCCTTCCGGAAGCCTTCGTGGCCGTCACCCAACGAGCCGGGGTCTTCATCCACATCCCCGAGGACGCCGAGGGCACCTGCTGCGGAGTGCCCTTCTCCTCCAAGGGCTATGACCAAGCCCACCGGGAGGTGGTGAACCGGACCATCGAGAAATTCTGGGCGTGGAGCAGAGAGGGGCGGCTGCCGGTGGTGGTGGACACGAGTCCCTGCACCTATGGCCTGGTGAACGCCCGCCCCTACCTGAATCCCGAGAACCAGACGCGCTTCGATCGCCTGCAGATCCTGGACTCGGTGAGCTTTGTCCACGACCAGGTCCTGCCCAAGCTGAGCATCAAGCGCAGGGTGGGCTCCGTGGCTCTGCACCCGGTCTGCTCCATCACCAAACTGGGCCTGGCGCCCAAGCTGGAGGGCATCGCCCTTGCCTGCGCGGAGGAAGTGGATGTCCCCCTGAATGCCGGGTGCTGCGGCTTCGCGGGCGACCGGGGCTTCAGCCATCCTGAGCTCACCGCCTCGGCCACCCGCCGGGAGGCTGCCGATCTGGCTGGCAAGAGCCATGATGGCTACTACTCCAGCAGCCGCACTTGCGAGGTGGGCATGACCCGGGCCACGGGCAAGGTCTACCGGAGTTACCTCTTCATGCTGGAAGCGGCCTCCCGCTAG